ACTGATTAGTCGCACAGTCGAGTCGGCGACGTCAAAATGAGTGCAATGGTGAACGGGAAGCAGCTATGCTGCACAGTGTACGACGTTTTGTTTGTTCCTGGCTTGTATAACAAGTTGTTCTCCGTAAAAAGAGTTGCGGAACGCGGAATGGAGGTGGTTTTCGGAAGAGATAGTGCGCGAATCATGAAGAACGGAAAAGTGTTGTGTACTGCGGAACGAAAGGGTCGATTGTACGAGCTAAAAGTGGATGTTATGAAAGTGTCTTCTGCCATGATCGGTGATTCAGAAAGCCAACATTCATTATGACATCGTAGGTTCGGTCACATTGGTAAGTCTGGCCTAATGAAACTGATCCGAAATGATATGATCGAAGGGATCGAAGGAAATTTGCAAGCTACTGACAATGTGAAAATCTGTGAACCGTGTATGATGGGTAAGCAGTCGAAGCTACCTTTCGAAGAGTTAGAGCTCGTTCGTCTCGTCCCTTGGAGTTAATTCACACGGACGTATGTGGTCCGTTCAAGCCGGAGTCTTGGGACGCAAAGAAGATTTTTGTGACATTTATAGACGATTACACGCACTTTACGGCAGTGTACGTGCTAAAAGCAAAAAGTGATGTGGTAACTGCGTTCAAAAAGTATGCCGCGATGGCTACTGCACATTTTGAGCGGAAGATCGCGAGACTTCGTAGTGACAACGGAACCGAGTATATAAACGAAGAACTGATTACGTATTGCAGTGAATCAGGAATCGTAATGGAACCAAGTGTACCTTATACGCCGCAACAAAACGGTGTTGCGGAGCGTATGAACAGAACGATTCTCGAACGCGCGCGTGCAATGTTGGATGAATCGGGCATTAATCGAATGTTGTGGTCGGAAGCGGTACAGGCGGCGGTTCACGTCATTAATCGGAGCCCGACTGGTGCGCTAGCGATTATGAAAACGCCGTATGAAATGTGGTACGGACGGAAGCCAAATGTATCAAGACTACGAGTGTTCGGAAGCAAAATGTTTTGTCATATCCCGAAAGAAAAACGTTCCAAATTGGACGTCAAAAGTCGCGTGTGCTATTTGATCGGTTATGGTTTTCACGGTTACCGTGCGTGGGACCCGGAACAGCGAAAAGTTATAGTTTGTCGTGATGTTGTGGTAGAAGAGCTTCCAGTGAAGCGAAGCATTCACCCGGAAGTGTACACGAACGATCATTTGGCTTCCGACCGCCTACCGGAACCGGAATCTGGACAAAGGTTTGAAGTCGTGGACGAAACGAAGAACCGAAGTGATGAAGACTCTGAGGAAGAACAAGATCAACATGAAGAATACGAAAGTGCGGAGGAAGTATTGATAGATACAAGGCCTGTTTAGTGGCGaacagtggtgcaatttatcaacaatgccagctgagtgtgattcttttgttttgtatttttctctgctcctctttgcctatgacggtgcctttcagtcagcaaggcaaagcaggagtagcttagcaaactcagtttgccaacagcgggctgaagctgatgatcattcggcacaaatttcctgtcattgtctttcaagtgatagtattcacccatgcatttatatagggccgtcgcattcacgcagcagcgagtgaactgaatggactgtcactgcgggctgcgtgtgcaatgcgaagagaggtcttttgtttacttcatctttgattgttgctgctaatcattttcagttttcactgctaggaggtgagtgtgaagaggaaatggtatcaatatccaacaaatttcagtcactgagactgagaattcgcaccactggtGGCGAAAGGCTGCTCCCAACGCCATGGGTTTGATTACCAAGAAACGTACGCACCAGTTGTTCGCATAAGTACTGTGCGTACTTTATTAGCGGTGGCTGTTCAAAAGAACCTTCACGTACATCAAATGGACGTGCGTACTGCATTTTTAAACGGTAACCTCTCTGAAACCGATTTCATGCGCCTACCTCCAGGATTTGAGAGGGGGAGGAAAGTATGTAGGCTAAACAAATCCCTGTACGGGTTAAAACAGGCACCTCGTAGCTGGAACGAAAGATTTAATAAATTTATGCTACATCTTGGGTTCAATCGTTCTCAACACGACAGCTGCCTGTACGTTCGTAATAAAAATGGTTTGGTCTCCTATCTGATTTTGTATGTCGATGACATTATTTTGGCAACTAGTTCATTGGACGAACTGAAAGAGATCAAACGTAGCTTAACCCAAGAGTTTGAAATGGATGACATGAATGAACTCAATCATTTCCTTGGTTTGAAAGTTGAGAGAAACTTGGAAAAAGGCACATTGACTATAAACCAGACTCAGTACATCAGTGCCTTGTTGAAGCGATTCGGTATGAATAATTGTAGACCGGTGTCCACACCTTTGGAAGTCAACCTCAAGTTGGAGAAGAACATGTCAGATCCGGTGACGCAGCATCCATATCGGGAGCTTGTCGGATGTTTAACATACCGCATGCTTTCATCGCGCCCCGATATCAGTTCAGCGGTAAATTTCCTCAGTCGTTTCCAAAGCCGTGCAACAGACACTCACTGGACACATTTAAAAAGGGTATTGCGCTACCTACAAGGAACGAAGGACTACAGTTTGGTCTACAGACGCAATGAGAACCCGGAGCCTCTAGTTGGATACGCCGATGCCGATTGGGGAAGCGACATCAATGACCGCAGATCAacatccggaagtttgttccaGGTGTTTGGGAATTCAATACTGTGGACTACAAGGAAGCAGACGACCGTCGCTTTGTCATCTACAGAGGCGGAGTACGTGTCGCTAAGTAACGCCGCCTGTGATGCAATATGGACAAGAAATATATTGAAGGATCTAGGAATCGATTGCCGCAATCCTACAAAGCTATATGAAGACAACCAATCGTGTATACACATCGCCAACGAACCATGTGACCAGAAAAGATTGAAGCATTTGGATATACGATACCACTTTATCCGTGAGTGTATTCAATCTGGTGAAATACGAGTGCAGTACATACCGACGCAGGAGCAGGTTGCAGATATGTTCACCAAGAGCCTTCCAGCTAGCTGTTTCAAGAAACATTGCTTCACGCTTGGTCTGAGAGGGGGTGTTGTGAAACAGACAGCAGCGTAAATAATAATAGTTGATTGAGTTCGTTTTAGAGTGTAAGCCGAATGTCAAATTGTCCTACCTTTTATATGCACCATTCTTGAAACTCTGTTACCCGCCTTTTTATCATTCTGAATAAAGCTATCGTTGAGTAAACACGTGtgttagggccaatttcttcacctccgcttaaatcttaagcggtgcttacccatacgattAAACCGGGTTTAAGCACTAAGGGGAGGTGAAGAAAACGTCCCTTAGAGATCTTTATTTCGTcagtaatccttcgagtttgacattgcACTCTAGcggcttctggtgacaatgtcatacgaaacatcgtttcgtgtaacaagctcgcaagatggtggtagaggagttgagcgaCGAATTTTTTAGTAaattgttcaagctgttacgtctgtttgtctgtggggAAAGACTTCTATGGACTACCTTCGAAAACCAGGGCTAACCTCATTGTAATATGGCACATAACTTGTGTTTACAAATTAGAAGATTTTTTACAGCTCGCCGTCTACTATTGGAAATTGTAACAGTCGGTAAATTCCTAATTTACCGCGTTATCACTCAGATCAGTTCAATTAGTTTTGCTGACGATTGCATATGTTGATATATACAAAATATGTATTGCAATCCTTATGATCTCTTATCATGGTAATAGCTGTATCACAATCAGCCTGAATTTAACTAAATATTGCTCAGTATACGCGAACGTTTCCACAGATTAGCATGGAGAAAGCTCCCCTTCGAGACGTGGAACAACCCACAAAAAGCGCCAGGACTCTGTCGGAATGGAAGAAACCGCTGCTGGTAACTTTCGGCTCCTTAGCACTCATTATAACAGGCTTCGTAACTTACACCTACTTGTATTTCGATCGGATCCATCAACAACGAACAGCTCCGGGTACAAATTCTGAAACAATTGACCATCGATCTGAACTCGGGCCATGCACAGCTGATGCGTACAATATCAACGAAACCGAATTTACATACCACTTGCATCCAGATGAAGTATATTTCAGGATCAATGGACGACAGGACACGGAAGTTCAGTCGGGAAAGGCTTGTGACGTTCAGACAACAAAATCGAAAATATTCACTCAAGTGTTGCAAGAGCTGCAAACCGTTTACGGATTCGTACATGCTCCGGAGCTACTGTCTCGGGAAAGCCATTGGGCCTGGAACGAGATTGATTCTCGAAGATATTACTTAAAGCTAAACAAAACGGAACTCTCCTACGTCATTAGCGATCCACTTTCAATAGATTACAGCCCCGACGAATGGTCTGCGAGTGTGAAGGACGCAAAGACCCTTCGGTTCGACTGCCCCAGCATCGAAGTAGCGGACCATATAGGAAAAATTGAAATAGCGTGGGTAAAATTCGGTCAATTCATGCAGATTGATAAAGAcgttgaaacattattgacgtCCAGTAGAGTATTCAAGACTGCAGACGCGTGGCGAGTTCTAATATTTGAATGTCTTGCAAAATATCGATTACCTGCACACTCGGAGGAACTGGCGAAGTGTTCGGATGATACATGTGTCATGAATTGGTTCTGGCCGCAGGAGGGTTTAATGTTCATCAGAATCATATATGAGAATGGTCAATGGTCTCTGGAAGAACGggagaaataaaatataatatgcTCTATTCAATACAGTTTATTAAAGCTATAATTtgtgactttttttttatcgatCGTCTGTCGATTCTTCGGATCCCTCATTCGAATCCTTTTCCTCGCTGGATCGGTACTCTGCGGCTCCTTCCAGCTCCCAGTGGTTATCTTCCAAACGAAATTTAAACTCCAGTAAATTACCGCTCGACCAACTCCAGAGCTCTTCAACATTCCTTGTTGTAGTCGCCTCGTGCGAGTTCTCGCTCTTCATCAACCCAACGTCTACATTCTTCCCCGTTTTCCCCTCATGGCCCATCAGCAACAACTCCTGCAGGGCCATGGCCACCATCGTGCTGATCTCGGAGTCCCTGGCCAGTTCCACCAAGCTATCCACATTCTCACCGAATTTTATCAATAATCCATCGGTATCCACCTTTAGCTCGACGACTGCCGACTCTGATTCCACTACAGGACCGAACAGGGCCCCGATCAATCCATCTACGCTCTCTCCCTTCAATTCATTCGTGCTTGgtaaacttcgtgaaatttgaACAACTGCGGTTGTGGTCTCCACGGTACTAACCGGCACACTCGGCGAACTCTGGCACGGCAACTCCTTTGATCGCAAAGCTTCGCCCTGCTGATAAACTACCCATCCTATCACGATAACGGACAGCAGCACGCCATACAACACTAGCTTCGAAACTGATTTCGAAGTCGCGCTCCGATTTATTACACCACCTTCCAAGTCGTACTGCACCTTCATAGTTACTAACTGATCAATACTAAGCCTCCCGGAGGGGGTTCATCCAGCATATATAATCGATCGATGACCTTAAGTCGATCGGAACACGTAGATCGATCCATTCGATGGCATTCGAGCGATCATTGTCCGTACATACAGTCGGGATCATGTTTTGGCGGAGATTGCAGCGAAAAACTAAACAAACCGAGCCAATATTCATTGCCAGTCGTCCATCGAGATGAGGCCGAGGCTTTACAAGTTCAGAGCGCCACCGAGCGATAAGAACAGAAGCAAATTAGATTTCCATTGCAATGAGGATCTCTCAAAGGCCACagctttttcaataaacatAAAGGGTAATGAAAGTTAATCGGTATGAATGAAATAGATTccaacactactaaaaatccacacatatttattggcaaaaatccatagattttgcTTATGaagtatatcagcgcacacataaccattctcctcgcgaactactaataaaatatatatccaaataaactttatgtgtggtctcgaattagcaattatttaatttatgtgtggttctatatcgattatattagggtggagctattgcaaaaatttataacggcgacacatatatcgaCATATATCGAcacagatatttttggcagtcaaTCAACAGTAAGTTCTGAATACGTGTTTGTGAGACAGGACTTTAACACATATCAAAAACGGTGCATGGTAAAAATTAAGGATTGTAAGTCTTCACGCagaaaaatcttttttaaaaacaataatatttgacataaattcaaaaagaatttcgaattttccattattgttgttttcaaaAGAGCTTCGTAAGCTCGAACTTTATAAAGCTCTTTTGAAAGCTTCGATCGATAAAAATAGTATTGTTGATTCAACAAGAGATTGATGTTTGATTCAAAAGTCAtaattttttgaattaaatagattttctttttgtttattttgatggattttaataatcatttatgtaaatattatgtttatttttataatttcaaatttctagtgTCTATaaattttacaatattttttcactttttttagcTTTCAATTTCCAGTGCCATAAGGGTATGGATAGAACCAACATTCGCCAAGctgaaaaaaacaatttttgcatttgtaataTAGAAAATAATACACATAATTAATTTGCTTGATTGTGCAGTTATTTCACTTACCTATTTAACACGCACAgaacgttttttttatttgttaatcCCCCATGCATTTAGGGGTCTTCAGttggccttgcgagcaaaggcgtagaattCTGCCACTGAAAAATAGTTTCTCCAGAACTTcgaattgctgaaaaaataaatagaaataaGCAGATTTAAACAGATTTTCCtgcattaatagaaaaaatatacaaaacttCACACTTATTCACAGTTTCTTTgttcggtaatattttttaccgaATTGTATTGTAAATCTCaatcaaatactgaaaactcgGTTATTTTATAATCAGTATTTgatgattattttggaaaattactGAAATACTGTTCTTGTTTGTACCGAGTTATCCGTAATAGCGAATCTTCACTGACTAACCCCAAAAGTCAGTAAATGCAATCACTGAGTTctcaatattttgatttctgTACCGAACAGCTCTTCAAAATCAAATGTCAGGACTTTGTCCCGCGTATTTTACATTATCATCTCAACCACATCGTTcgagctttgaaaaaaaaactacagcaTCAGTGTTCAAATATGCTTATAAAAACATTTAAACGCTCCCCGGAAAGCAATTCAAGAGAAGAATCACAAAGCCGCTAGTGAACTGAGGCCGGAATAGAAGACCAAGAAATGTTCCCGAGGGTGCTCCCgcaaaattcagatgaattaacgttgtgatatttttttcgatcTTCCGATCTAAGATGAACATGTCTCATGCAAAAATTAGACGATCCCACCCATTAAAGCCTAATCAACACCCGCCAAATCTTCTGAGGAGCATCAAAATCACGATGGGCggaaattgaaaacaattctcaGATCCATCCGAAGCGCTCTGAACGCATGCATTTATGCTAATTTGCAATTCAAATGCGTACATTATTGACCCCTTTGTGAAAGATAATaaataattgttcgaaatacatactttgaaatattgaaattgttttgattttttaaaacattaaaaaataaatacacaCTTAATCACGGCTTttttgttcggtaattttttttatggttttcgaACCGTAAAACGTAAAAAATACTGGAAACTCGGTAATTCGACAAATTTTTTCCGACGGTCAGCATTAAGCAGAATGATTGATGTACTGAATTCCGTAATGATTAGTACCGACTTTTTTGTAATAAGTGGATGTATACTAATGTTTACTGAATAGATTAAAAAGTCAGTAAACACGAATACCGAAATTACGGTATTTGGTTATTTTTTACTGACAATGCGTTTCAAAACTAAACGTCAACTAAACTCGTGGTTTGAAAAGGCAAAACTttcattttctcgcattttttCAAGGTTTTGGAAGCAAACGGTACAGTTGGTGTTTTTTCTTCGCAGgacttttgaaaaatcaaacaGTCTTGAGCAGGCACCCTCGATAGCATCTCGATTTGAAGATCCatgaatcgaaaaaaaaagtaccGCGCAGATGTTTTGGTTCGTTTTGGCCCTTTATGCCGGCTGCTACTGTCTCCATTAGCCGTAAACTATCAGGTTTCCAACGGCAATCCATTTCCAAGCAGTAGTAGGGATCCATGCCCAAGCAGCACTTGGCACTTTGGTTATTGTCGAGTACAAGTGCCTACACCGCCAGAATCTTGGCCAGAATGGAATCAGAATCGAAATTGATTGTTGAATCTAGTAGGAAATTGTTAATTTACGTAAACTCATTTAAATGACTATCGTTGAAGTTGAAGCAACGATACATTTTTGTTCTTATTATTCTAACATATTAAGTCAACAATGATATTCTTTTATATATTCCACAAAATATTTATGATGTTTATTTATACAAAATAAACGAGTTCAGTAACTGGAAATTTCGGTAAACCCCAGTGAACGAAAAAATTACCGAGAAAGTCAGTTAATTTTTGACATTTCATGAGCTCGAATCTTTACCGACTTTTCAGTAGCATTTAAAATTACCGAGTTAAGTCAGCTGTTCaaaaacccagtaaaattttaccgacttcGGTAATCGAAACTAACAGTGTATATACCGAACATCATAGTAAAcaaatgaattaccgaaaaaaACAGCAACAAAATTTGCTGACAAAATCGGTAATTCTTGacatttcaagcatttccaACCTTACTGACttttcagtaaaaaaaatttaccGAGTTTAGTCAGCTGTTCAAaaactcagtaaaattttaccgacttcGGTAATTGAAACTAACTGTGAGATTCTGACAGTTCTCAAtactcgattggctcaagatctcTGAATGTAGAATCCTTAGCTCAACAATTTCAACTCACATCGTGTTCGTATGTTGTTATTATTTCAGTAAAAACTTCACATTAAATCTTAGCAAGTTCGACGAATTTTAAGTAGCTCGgatcttttttttgtttgaagcTTATGGAAAAAATTATGATGAATCATCTGTCAGTTTGcggggaataaaaaaaaacctgagtaAGATGTAAGCATTTTAAGCAAATTAGAGCGCTCTGCCTAATTGCATAAAACGAATAATACGATCACTTTGAATGTTAGTTAAATGAATCATGTAACCAATACAAATAAGTTTAACCATCAggaactcgcaccgttgtaaaaagttgaACATATTCATTCACAACAGAGGTGGGATTGTGTGATTGATCCAGAGCCAAGCGAGTCCTAGAGgcatttatcaaattttaaagttttgactttttgaataaaagcaaggatttaaaaaaaaatgtcccgcGCTGGCACATAATATATCTGGTCACATTAGTCTTGTACATAACTCTTCTgattttttagccttgagaagatttttgagctttctttcaagcctcaaatactcttcgaaaagctcagaccttccgtgtttacggaaagccttgaaggcatcagatttctcgaaaTACaccttagtacattcatcatcccatccaggagtggctggtcttcttatgacagatgtacttggagcGCATCGTTTCTAGTgcgcttctagtgcgcttttttttaattaattcggtaaAGAATCGATATTTATCCAGCggtggaagaatatcagttgattcaataccaatttttaccgccgatgcaaatttttgccagtcaatgttcttcgtgaggtcgaGAGGTCGagagattgttgatagctacttttaattgtagtaactatcagcatatggtcactaccatggggatcttggattaccttccacgtgcaatctaatgatagtgaatttaaacataaagacagatcaatacggctttgttgaccatttggtcctattcgagttactccACCAAGGTTCAGAATATTCAAgatgaaatcgtcacacaaatcatagaaaatttgCGTTTATAATCGTCATATCGTTCGCCCCATTCAGttccatgtgcattcatatcacccatATCACCCagaagggagactgcgctccaaagttGTCGACGATTAAGTGGAGCGTTTGGTGGAATATAAAcagaagctatgcaaagatcattattctttacatttatttggcaagTGACGATCTCTaagccattaacagtcggaatgggaattctgtataGAAAGTGTGCcattttttgattcccaaatcatccgccaccataatgatcatcccgatcttggcgaataatgttaaaatcgtggaagttgatttcatcttcagaagaaagccatgtttaacagagtgcaaatatatcgcaatcagagttgcgaattaaaaatttaaacacaTCCTATTTAtgtcttgtatggccgtattatccatcgaaagatacaagtcctgcaagaaggggccatgaaacaatcaattgcttcagataactttcaactgttggaataaagaggtcaatgattggcctcaatgaattcggaatattgaataagttcaaaatacgacccacaaggtccttaaagcgggcaaggtggatcgatcaggtggaagatgacttgcggaccctccgtagactgcgtggttggcgacgtgtagccatggaccgagccgaatggagaagactcttatataccgcacaggccacttcggctttagtctgattaaataataaaaaggtccttaaaggatatcaatcctcgcttggacgagattctcttcttggaagtgcgagtagcagttttctgctcagagatatttcttgactgatgtttctttgtaacatcagttttaggcaatggcgggaatgtcttactgcaacatgggtcaaaaggagcactatggacaggctgcttcggaattttaaatagtCCCCCATAACCATCAGATttcggcaagcttctaggggtgatttttgttttctaacggcgcaatcccggggaagacagtttcttcctcttttcgggtacgtgtacctccgcagaatcatccatatcggctacgtcagagtccgattcgtctatggaaatgacatcataaaaatcacttacttgaacggcagctgaaatagcagccgttgcgttggcagttgcggatgtgtcttgcgacttcaccatttatgcatacgactgcttagagcgctgtactaacAAACACTTAACTTTTTgagtgcgctttttgtacaccgaaCATTCATGCAAACCATAGGGAGGGTCCATGctacaataagcgcactttgtaacttgttgttggcaggactcctccctatgcttttcaaaacatttgccacaacgaggcttgttgtcgcaaaactcggcagtgtgccccaactgtttgcagttggtacaattgaaaactctgggtacaaaaagacgcaccggaaacaacatattttcgatatctacatattttgggagtatcgaaccggcaaacgttacccgtagcgaacctgacttcgaatatacttttttaccatctaccatagctgctgaatgcaattcaagacaaaattttcaaaacgacttatctgcttttgtaaacaaagattcaaacgacgatttgacgaatctgatagctcaccgacgcaaaccaacaccaccaataggtaggggaaggattccgctacctgttgatgatgttggtttgcgtgggagagctatcagattcgtgaaatcgtcgtttgaatctttgtttacaaaagcagataagtcgttttgaaaattttgtcttcaattccttgcagtccagaatatccacggtagactgcagggcattctttaaacggccttttcctgcaagtacatccttgcaagtcaggctcgctgcgttaattACGCCTTCAATCTCGACCTCCCACGATAGACACATAAACCAAGTATTCCATATtatagttctggtcttttgcgatagcattAATGCAAATATGcatcctggtatgtaggtgcggttacacgtaatttgttccgattgatctgatgaaaatcagtttttggaaaaagacgcgtcaagtcacgtttgattcctaaaaaatcaatacttttcactttctgccgaaagtaaacaacccagggACCAGGTGATGTGGCCTGGTGAAATCGCATGCGAACGACATTGTCTTTGGGAGGCGTTTCGCCTCCACTCACTTCGTCCATGTATCAAAgataaaaaacttaaataaatttatttaaaaaacaaaaacatttttttggacCAGGCTAATGCCCACTCTTTCTGTACTGTCCGATTCTTTCTGTCGAGAAAAAAGTGTACCCAA
The nucleotide sequence above comes from Armigeres subalbatus isolate Guangzhou_Male chromosome 3, GZ_Asu_2, whole genome shotgun sequence. Encoded proteins:
- the LOC134223295 gene encoding uncharacterized protein LOC134223295 is translated as MEKAPLRDVEQPTKSARTLSEWKKPLLVTFGSLALIITGFVTYTYLYFDRIHQQRTAPGTNSETIDHRSELGPCTADAYNINETEFTYHLHPDEVYFRINGRQDTEVQSGKACDVQTTKSKIFTQVLQELQTVYGFVHAPELLSRESHWAWNEIDSRRYYLKLNKTELSYVISDPLSIDYSPDEWSASVKDAKTLRFDCPSIEVADHIGKIEIAWVKFGQFMQIDKDVETLLTSSRVFKTADAWRVLIFECLAKYRLPAHSEELAKCSDDTCVMNWFWPQEGLMFIRIIYENGQWSLEEREK
- the LOC134223296 gene encoding uncharacterized protein LOC134223296, producing MKVQYDLEGGVINRSATSKSVSKLVLYGVLLSVIVIGWVVYQQGEALRSKELPCQSSPSVPVSTVETTTAVVQISRSLPSTNELKGESVDGLIGALFGPVVESESAVVELKVDTDGLLIKFGENVDSLVELARDSEISTMVAMALQELLLMGHEGKTGKNVDVGLMKSENSHEATTTRNVEELWSWSSGNLLEFKFRLEDNHWELEGAAEYRSSEEKDSNEGSEESTDDR